Proteins from one SAR202 cluster bacterium genomic window:
- a CDS encoding LLM class flavin-dependent oxidoreductase: MAKLRLAASFGGGFDPPEMPKLASRAEELGYDSFWVSEGSGGDQFSLLTACALATKRVRLGTDISSVFIRSAPTIAMAAACVDTYSKGRFVLGLGSSHKVQVEGEHGLPYSKPLTRIKETMEIARALWRDGTASYKGEVFNIDHFGFAFKPYRKEIPIYLGAVFDKLMALSGQMAQGVILTKNTPERVREIRKIIAESAKTAGRKGSEVEITSLLTCYVTKDRKGAEAEVRQTIAYTCGFYPRYNRLIAESGFEEETAVVAEAWRRGDRERAAKLVTKEMVESFAIIGDAGECRERIAEHMDAGVDLPILTFRAWSAESKRRIGKTMEALAGR, from the coding sequence TTGGCAAAACTGAGGCTGGCGGCGAGTTTTGGGGGCGGTTTCGACCCGCCGGAGATGCCCAAGCTGGCGTCGAGGGCGGAGGAACTGGGATACGACTCGTTTTGGGTGTCGGAGGGGAGCGGCGGCGACCAGTTCAGTCTGCTAACGGCCTGCGCCCTGGCGACCAAGCGAGTGCGGCTAGGCACCGACATCAGCAGCGTCTTCATCCGCAGCGCGCCGACCATCGCTATGGCAGCGGCTTGCGTGGACACATACTCAAAGGGGCGGTTTGTGCTGGGTCTGGGCTCCAGCCACAAGGTGCAGGTGGAGGGGGAGCACGGGCTGCCCTACTCGAAGCCGTTAACACGTATCAAGGAGACGATGGAGATAGCGCGGGCGCTGTGGCGGGACGGAACGGCCAGCTACAAGGGCGAGGTATTCAACATCGACCACTTCGGCTTTGCCTTCAAGCCCTATCGAAAAGAGATACCGATATATCTGGGCGCGGTGTTCGACAAGCTGATGGCGCTGTCGGGGCAGATGGCCCAGGGGGTTATTCTGACCAAGAACACGCCGGAGCGAGTGCGGGAGATACGGAAGATTATCGCCGAGTCGGCCAAGACGGCGGGGCGGAAGGGGTCGGAGGTGGAGATAACCAGCCTACTGACGTGTTATGTGACCAAGGACCGGAAGGGGGCTGAGGCGGAGGTGCGGCAGACCATCGCTTACACCTGCGGGTTCTACCCCCGGTACAACCGGCTTATCGCCGAGAGCGGGTTCGAGGAGGAGACGGCGGTGGTGGCGGAGGCGTGGCGCCGAGGGGACAGGGAGCGGGCGGCCAAGCTGGTGACGAAGGAGATGGTGGAGTCGTTTGCGATTATCGGCGATGCTGGGGAGTGCCGGGAGCGCATCGCGGAGCATATGGATGCCGGGGTGGACCTGCCGATACTGACGTTTCGAGCGTGGTCGGCGGAGTCGAAGCGGCGGATAGGGAAGACTATGGAGGCGCTAGCGGGGAGGTAA